A genomic window from Candidatus Andeanibacterium colombiense includes:
- a CDS encoding ATP phosphoribosyltransferase regulatory subunit: MTDTDRDLLPVGLEDRLPHGAGAATRIMRAILDVMDAHGYDRARPPLIEFEQSLAARMAGIESRRMFRFIDPGSLRMLALRSDITPQIGRIAETGLVAAPRPLRLAYSGQVVTIVADALDPRRERLQLGAELIGSDSVAAAGEIVSMAIEALKAAGATGISVDFTLPDLVDTLAEKALPLAADRIAAVRRELDAKDAGGLKAAGGEAYLQLLYATGPFDEAIEKLAAIDAGGALASRIAGLREIAARVNGAARITLDPSERHGFEYQSWFGFTIYAEGVRGALGRGGTYRISDDVSGGEPAIGFSLYPDPLIDAASSSEARDALFLPLGHDAEVAAKLRTEGWRTIAALSEADDAMTLGCSHVLEGGAAKPL; the protein is encoded by the coding sequence ATGACCGATACCGACCGCGACCTGTTGCCCGTAGGGCTGGAAGACCGGCTGCCGCACGGCGCCGGGGCCGCGACGCGCATCATGCGCGCGATCCTCGATGTGATGGATGCGCATGGCTATGACCGCGCGCGCCCGCCGCTGATCGAATTCGAACAATCGCTTGCCGCGCGCATGGCCGGGATCGAATCGCGGCGGATGTTTCGCTTCATCGATCCGGGCTCCTTGCGGATGCTGGCGCTGCGCAGCGATATCACCCCGCAGATCGGCCGGATCGCCGAGACCGGTCTGGTTGCCGCGCCGCGCCCGCTGCGGCTCGCCTATTCGGGCCAGGTCGTGACGATCGTCGCCGATGCGCTCGATCCGCGCCGTGAGCGGCTGCAACTCGGCGCCGAACTGATCGGCAGCGACAGCGTCGCCGCCGCGGGCGAGATCGTCAGCATGGCGATCGAGGCGCTGAAGGCCGCCGGCGCGACCGGGATTTCGGTCGATTTCACGCTGCCCGACCTGGTCGACACGCTCGCAGAAAAAGCGCTGCCGCTGGCGGCGGACAGGATCGCGGCGGTGCGCCGCGAACTCGATGCGAAGGATGCCGGCGGGCTCAAGGCGGCCGGCGGCGAAGCCTATCTGCAGTTGCTCTATGCGACCGGCCCGTTCGACGAGGCGATCGAGAAGCTCGCCGCGATCGATGCAGGCGGCGCGCTCGCCAGCCGCATCGCGGGCCTGCGCGAAATCGCCGCGCGCGTGAACGGCGCCGCCCGGATCACCCTCGACCCGTCCGAACGTCACGGCTTCGAATACCAGAGCTGGTTCGGCTTCACGATCTACGCCGAAGGCGTGCGCGGGGCGCTCGGCCGCGGCGGCACCTACCGCATCAGCGACGATGTGTCGGGCGGCGAACCGGCGATCGGCTTCTCGCTCTATCCCGACCCGCTGATCGATGCGGCCAGCAGCAGCGAAGCCCGCGATGCGCTGTTCCTGCCGCTCGGCCATGACGCCGAGGTCGCGGCGAAGTTGCGCACCGAGGGGTGGCGGACGATTGCCGCACTGTCGGAAGCGGATGATGCGATGACGCTGGGCTGCTCCCATGTGCTTGAGGGCGGGGCAGCCAAGCCGCTTTGA
- a CDS encoding alpha/beta hydrolase codes for MYFVALASTLLFASSLTLTFADAAAGTEIANRAEPGKQTLSYGTNKAQSLDFWRASNTRGPAPLVLFVHGGGWTRGSKDNATGRDKAPHYTREGYNFASINYRLVPEATVEQEAQDVANALASLVKRAEALGIDRHRIVLMGHSAGAHLVALVGTDPQYLRAAGLSESDIAGIVPIDGAAYDVAAQMQASGGRWMRNMYGDAFGTDPARQRSLSPTLQAGAPNAPSFLILHVQRPDGIAQSEALAAALRKAGTPVAIEGFPGTGLQGHMTINRRLGDPNYAATPVVDGWLKRVFA; via the coding sequence ATGTATTTCGTAGCCCTCGCCTCCACTCTCCTGTTCGCCTCGAGCCTGACCCTGACCTTCGCCGACGCGGCCGCCGGGACCGAAATCGCCAACCGCGCCGAACCCGGCAAGCAAACCCTCAGCTACGGAACGAACAAGGCCCAGAGCCTCGACTTCTGGCGCGCCAGCAATACGCGCGGCCCCGCCCCGCTGGTGTTGTTCGTCCACGGCGGTGGCTGGACCCGGGGCAGCAAGGACAATGCGACCGGGCGGGACAAGGCGCCGCATTACACCAGGGAGGGGTATAATTTCGCGTCGATCAATTACCGCCTGGTGCCCGAGGCGACGGTCGAACAGGAAGCGCAGGATGTCGCCAACGCGCTCGCCTCGCTGGTGAAGCGCGCGGAGGCGCTCGGGATCGACCGGCACCGGATCGTGCTGATGGGCCATTCGGCCGGCGCGCATCTGGTGGCGCTGGTCGGCACCGATCCGCAATATCTCAGGGCGGCGGGCCTCAGCGAAAGCGATATCGCCGGAATCGTCCCGATCGACGGCGCCGCTTATGACGTGGCGGCGCAGATGCAGGCCTCGGGCGGGCGGTGGATGCGCAATATGTACGGCGATGCGTTCGGAACCGATCCCGCCCGCCAGCGATCACTGTCGCCGACGTTGCAGGCGGGCGCGCCCAACGCCCCTTCGTTCCTGATCCTCCACGTCCAGCGCCCGGATGGGATCGCCCAGAGCGAAGCGCTCGCCGCCGCATTGCGCAAAGCCGGAACGCCGGTCGCGATCGAGGGCTTTCCCGGCACCGGGCTGCAAGGCCACATGACGATCAACCGACGGCTGGGCGATCCGAACTATGCCGCGACGCCGGTGGTCGATGGGTGGTTGAAGCGGGTGTTTGCGTGA
- a CDS encoding adenylosuccinate synthase, whose product MANVTVIGAQWGDEGKGKIVDWLASRADAVVRFQGGHNAGHTLVVGDTTYKLSLLPSGIVTGTLSIIGNGVVLDPWHLKAEIAKLEGQGVSITKDNFAIADNCPLILPIHGELDVMRENAAGAGKIGTTGRGIGPAYEDKVGRRAIRVCDLAHLDAMEPQLDRLCAHHDALRAGFGQPPVDRAALLASLKDIAAFVLQYAEPVWNRLNKVKKAGARILFEGAQGVLLDVDHGTYPFVTSSNTVSGTAASGSGLGPSATGFVLGIVKAYTTRVGSGPFPTELEDDTGQRLGERGHEFGTVTGRKRRCGWFDAVLVRQSCAISGVTGIALTKLDVLDGFETVKICTGYRLNGKVFDYFPSHAAEQAAVEPIYEEMEGWSGTTAGARSWADLPAQAIKYIQRVQELIETPVALVSTSPERDDTILVRDPFAD is encoded by the coding sequence TTGGCCAACGTCACCGTAATCGGCGCCCAGTGGGGCGATGAAGGCAAAGGCAAGATCGTCGACTGGCTGGCAAGCCGGGCCGACGCGGTGGTTCGTTTCCAGGGCGGGCACAATGCCGGCCACACGCTGGTGGTGGGCGACACCACCTACAAGCTTAGCCTGCTGCCCTCGGGCATCGTCACCGGCACGCTGTCGATAATCGGCAACGGCGTGGTGCTCGATCCGTGGCACCTCAAGGCCGAGATCGCGAAGCTCGAAGGCCAGGGGGTCTCGATCACCAAGGACAATTTCGCGATCGCCGACAATTGCCCGCTGATCCTGCCGATCCACGGCGAGCTCGACGTGATGCGCGAGAACGCCGCGGGCGCCGGCAAGATCGGCACCACCGGCCGCGGCATCGGCCCGGCCTATGAAGACAAGGTCGGCCGCCGCGCGATCCGCGTGTGCGATCTCGCCCATCTCGACGCGATGGAACCGCAGCTCGACCGCCTGTGCGCGCACCACGATGCGCTGCGCGCCGGTTTCGGCCAGCCGCCGGTCGACCGCGCGGCGCTGCTCGCCTCGCTGAAGGACATCGCCGCCTTCGTGCTGCAATATGCCGAGCCGGTGTGGAACCGCCTCAACAAGGTCAAGAAGGCCGGTGCGCGGATTCTGTTCGAAGGCGCGCAGGGCGTGCTGCTCGACGTGGATCACGGGACCTATCCCTTCGTCACCAGCTCGAACACCGTCAGCGGCACCGCCGCTTCCGGCTCGGGCCTCGGCCCCAGCGCGACCGGCTTCGTGCTCGGGATCGTCAAGGCTTATACCACCCGCGTCGGCTCGGGCCCGTTCCCGACCGAACTGGAAGACGACACGGGCCAGCGGCTGGGCGAGCGCGGCCATGAATTCGGGACGGTCACCGGGCGCAAGCGCCGCTGCGGCTGGTTCGATGCGGTGCTGGTGCGCCAGTCCTGCGCGATCTCCGGCGTTACCGGCATCGCGCTGACCAAGCTCGACGTGCTCGACGGGTTCGAGACCGTGAAGATCTGCACCGGCTACCGCCTGAACGGCAAGGTGTTCGATTACTTCCCGAGCCACGCGGCCGAGCAGGCCGCGGTCGAGCCGATCTACGAGGAAATGGAAGGCTGGAGCGGCACCACCGCCGGCGCGCGCAGCTGGGCCGATCTCCCGGCGCAGGCGATCAAATATATCCAGCGGGTGCAGGAACTGATCGAGACCCCGGTCGCGCTGGTTTCGACCAGCCCCGAGCGCGACGACACGATCCTCGTGCGGGATCCCTTCGCCGACTGA
- a CDS encoding L,D-transpeptidase family protein, which yields MKRLLYLLALPAALASCAGTAEPPRGEADFVLVDKSDRTLILYRRGEPLKTYGGIQLGGAPEGHKRFEGDERTPEGRYRIDTRNPQSAYHLSLRISYPNDADRRFAAERGREPGGDIFIHGQPNSLPLGRLRGDWTDGCIALSNAEVDELWNAIPDGTPIEINP from the coding sequence ATGAAGCGGTTACTGTACCTTCTCGCCTTGCCGGCGGCTCTGGCGTCCTGCGCGGGAACGGCCGAGCCGCCGCGCGGGGAGGCGGATTTTGTGTTGGTCGACAAGTCGGATCGCACGCTCATCCTCTATCGCCGCGGCGAGCCGCTCAAGACCTACGGTGGAATCCAGCTCGGCGGCGCACCCGAGGGGCACAAGCGGTTCGAAGGCGACGAGCGCACGCCCGAGGGACGGTATCGGATCGACACGCGCAATCCGCAGAGCGCCTATCATTTGTCGCTGCGAATATCCTATCCGAACGACGCAGACCGCAGATTTGCGGCCGAGCGCGGACGCGAACCGGGCGGCGACATCTTCATCCACGGCCAACCGAACAGCCTCCCGCTCGGCCGTCTCCGCGGCGACTGGACCGATGGCTGCATCGCCCTGTCCAACGCCGAAGTGGATGAATTGTGGAATGCGATTCCCGACGGAACTCCGATCGAAATTAATCCATAA
- a CDS encoding winged helix DNA-binding protein has translation MAQAEYAVEQASERVKQPANNFADDSGRARLAVSIFADRPHIRAEIRDDAQGAGLRVGQCGSLTDLLNDDGIPLGEVVLIDCPEIDAERIAALARIDMRVARLGAQLVVATSVAALDEVFACVDQSRAQILVGPGRAERVVAMGRALGRAADLRLREFSEEDRLYLLRLTEQVEEVAKRLDRIGFGQDPLEYLSESLAEGPWPQVETPHRDFRGDSAEGTERMQRAMRPPLPDPRLIRRIIRQRQLRARFFDSDLFADPAWDMLLDLTAARAEHKRVSVTSLCIASAVPPTTALRWIGQMTEAGLLQRVEDEADRRRAFIALTDRAADAVARYFIELGKAAAQTV, from the coding sequence ATGGCGCAGGCAGAGTACGCAGTCGAACAAGCTTCGGAGCGGGTGAAGCAGCCCGCGAATAATTTCGCGGACGATTCCGGGCGGGCGCGGCTCGCGGTCTCGATCTTCGCCGATCGGCCCCACATACGGGCGGAAATCCGCGACGATGCACAGGGCGCCGGGCTCCGGGTCGGGCAGTGCGGCAGCCTCACCGACTTGCTCAATGACGACGGCATTCCGCTGGGCGAAGTCGTGCTGATCGATTGCCCGGAAATCGACGCGGAGCGTATTGCGGCGCTGGCGCGGATCGACATGCGCGTGGCCCGGCTGGGGGCACAACTGGTGGTCGCGACGAGCGTCGCCGCGCTGGATGAGGTGTTCGCCTGTGTCGACCAGTCGCGGGCGCAGATCCTGGTGGGGCCGGGCCGGGCGGAGCGGGTGGTGGCGATGGGCCGGGCGCTGGGGCGCGCGGCGGACCTGCGGCTGCGCGAATTTTCCGAGGAAGACCGCCTGTATCTGCTGCGCCTGACCGAACAGGTCGAAGAAGTCGCGAAGCGGCTCGATCGGATCGGGTTCGGGCAGGATCCGCTGGAGTATCTGTCTGAAAGTCTCGCGGAAGGGCCGTGGCCGCAGGTCGAAACGCCGCATCGAGATTTCCGGGGCGATTCCGCCGAGGGCACGGAACGGATGCAACGCGCGATGCGCCCGCCGCTGCCCGATCCGCGGCTGATCCGGCGGATCATCCGCCAGCGGCAGCTACGCGCGCGGTTCTTCGACAGCGACCTGTTCGCGGACCCTGCGTGGGATATGCTGCTCGATCTCACCGCTGCCCGCGCCGAGCACAAGCGGGTCTCGGTCACCTCGCTGTGCATCGCCTCGGCCGTGCCGCCCACCACCGCATTGCGCTGGATCGGCCAGATGACCGAAGCCGGGTTGCTCCAACGGGTAGAGGACGAGGCAGACCGCCGCCGCGCCTTCATCGCGCTGACCGACCGCGCTGCCGACGCGGTAGCCCGTTATTTTATCGAACTGGGGAAGGCCGCCGCGCAAACGGTGTGA
- a CDS encoding histidine phosphatase family protein: MKLLGLLRHAKSDWDDLGLRDFDRGLNDRGRRGAALMGAHIRDHGVRWEHVHASPAVRVKRTLEAAGIDGGSAGVVWEDKAYLASSVTLIDVLAKVEGNPRSVLLAGHNPGLQELIFDLVPPEGENALFDAAAEKLPTATYAVLELDIDDWADIAPNRGKLVHLARPRDLDPELGPEVLR; this comes from the coding sequence GTGAAGCTCCTCGGCCTGCTGCGCCATGCGAAGTCCGATTGGGACGATCTCGGCCTGCGCGATTTCGATCGCGGGCTGAACGATCGCGGCCGCCGCGGCGCGGCGCTGATGGGTGCGCATATTCGCGACCACGGGGTTAGGTGGGAGCATGTCCACGCGAGCCCTGCGGTGCGGGTCAAACGCACACTCGAGGCGGCCGGGATCGATGGCGGAAGCGCCGGGGTGGTGTGGGAAGACAAGGCCTATCTGGCAAGCTCCGTGACGCTGATCGACGTGCTCGCGAAGGTCGAGGGCAATCCCCGCTCGGTCCTCCTTGCCGGCCATAATCCCGGGCTGCAGGAACTGATCTTCGACCTCGTCCCACCGGAAGGGGAAAACGCGCTGTTCGATGCCGCGGCGGAGAAACTCCCGACCGCGACCTATGCGGTGCTCGAACTCGATATCGACGACTGGGCCGACATCGCCCCCAACCGCGGCAAGCTCGTCCACCTCGCCCGCCCGCGCGACCTCGATCCGGAGCTCGGGCCCGAAGTGCTGCGCTAG
- a CDS encoding ATP-dependent DNA helicase, producing the protein MPALPLPALHASHAGSWLREGQGATKTASKGEAIVAVADTPHLMLNAPLVATRLGYPDLSGLDLLELYAFVHPARFCVPTPKGLAHALGLEEPGSDDQVPLLLQQAAGTLLEICGSDQWAEREGAWSVLQSLIRLRWPWANVLTPYIRQPERAERWLFTRLPEWEEAPERPQPAQVRLDPEEVRARLAELTGKSAEERPSQRVYAAEAAWTFAPRERKGAPHVLLAQAGTGIGKTLGYLAPASLWAEKSGGTVWVSTFTKNLQRQLRRESRRAWPQDRADGSQSVVVRKGRENYLCLLNLEDALQGGFGGRAAVLAQLVSRWAAYSQDGDMIGGDLPGWLGTLFRSRAIRSLTDQRGECVYAGCPHYRKCFIERAGRASAQADLVIANHALVMVNAARGRDHALRPTRIVFDEGHHVFDAADSTFAAELTGMECVELKRWIIGPERGSKGRRRGLSARLADLASYDEAGGKAIAAAVEAAEALPGDGWLARLAENMPSGPVEGLLAGVRAVTYARDESGGQEMGYGIETEAAQLEGNFVELAQQAQSALAEIRTPLIKLGVRLEALLEEPPDWLDGPGRARIDGARYSLKWRIDMLAAWEALLGRLGGAADPDFVDWLAVDRSEAREYDIGLHRRFLDPMKPFAQTVLEPAHGVMLTSATLKDGGDWNAALARSGANWLDVAPHLTEQLSPFDYAANAEVLIVTDVQKGDLAALAGAYGRLIEACDGGVLGLFTAVRRLRAVHGRIADRLAREGLPLYAQHVDPIDTGTLVDIFRDDPRASLLGTDALRDGVDVPGNSLRCVVMEQVPWPKPSILHRARRAANGGSGFDDRIIRARLAQAFGRLIRTSDDKGHFVVLSAAFPSRLTAAFPAGTPIHRVTLDQALQRVASGVSVGSDAIPALPVSPRED; encoded by the coding sequence ATGCCTGCCCTGCCCCTCCCCGCGCTTCACGCCAGCCATGCGGGCAGCTGGTTGCGCGAGGGCCAGGGAGCGACCAAGACCGCGAGCAAGGGCGAAGCGATCGTCGCGGTAGCCGATACCCCGCATCTGATGCTCAACGCCCCGCTGGTCGCCACGCGGCTTGGCTATCCGGATCTCTCGGGGCTCGACCTGCTCGAACTCTATGCCTTCGTCCATCCGGCGCGGTTCTGCGTGCCGACGCCCAAGGGGCTCGCCCATGCGCTGGGGCTCGAGGAACCCGGCAGCGACGATCAGGTGCCGCTGCTGCTCCAGCAGGCGGCGGGGACATTGCTCGAGATTTGCGGCAGCGACCAATGGGCCGAACGCGAGGGCGCGTGGAGTGTGCTGCAATCGCTGATCCGGCTGCGCTGGCCCTGGGCCAACGTCCTCACCCCCTATATCCGGCAGCCGGAGCGCGCCGAGCGTTGGCTGTTCACCCGCCTGCCCGAATGGGAGGAGGCACCCGAACGGCCGCAGCCGGCGCAGGTGCGGCTCGATCCGGAGGAAGTCCGCGCCCGCCTTGCCGAGCTTACCGGCAAAAGCGCGGAGGAACGGCCGAGCCAGCGGGTCTATGCCGCCGAGGCCGCATGGACCTTCGCCCCGCGCGAGAGGAAGGGCGCGCCGCATGTGCTGCTGGCGCAGGCCGGGACCGGGATCGGCAAGACGCTCGGCTATCTCGCCCCCGCCTCGCTGTGGGCCGAGAAATCGGGCGGGACCGTGTGGGTCAGCACCTTCACCAAGAACCTCCAGCGCCAGCTCCGCCGCGAAAGCCGCCGGGCCTGGCCGCAGGACCGCGCCGACGGTTCGCAATCGGTGGTGGTGCGCAAGGGGCGCGAGAACTATTTGTGCCTGCTGAACCTCGAGGATGCGCTGCAGGGCGGCTTCGGCGGGCGTGCGGCGGTGCTGGCGCAGCTGGTTTCGCGCTGGGCGGCCTATAGCCAGGACGGCGACATGATCGGCGGCGATCTGCCCGGCTGGCTCGGGACCCTGTTCCGCAGCCGCGCGATCCGCTCGCTGACCGACCAGCGCGGCGAATGCGTCTATGCCGGCTGCCCGCATTACCGGAAATGCTTCATCGAGCGCGCCGGGCGGGCCAGCGCACAGGCCGATCTGGTGATCGCGAACCATGCGCTGGTGATGGTCAACGCCGCGAGGGGCCGCGACCATGCGCTGCGCCCGACCCGGATCGTGTTCGACGAAGGCCACCATGTGTTCGACGCTGCGGATTCGACCTTCGCGGCCGAACTGACCGGCATGGAATGCGTCGAGCTCAAGCGCTGGATAATCGGGCCCGAGCGCGGCTCGAAGGGCCGGCGGCGCGGGCTGTCGGCGCGGCTGGCCGATCTCGCCTCTTATGACGAGGCCGGCGGCAAGGCGATCGCCGCCGCGGTCGAGGCCGCCGAAGCCTTGCCCGGCGATGGCTGGCTCGCGCGGCTGGCGGAGAATATGCCGTCCGGCCCGGTCGAAGGCCTGCTCGCCGGCGTGCGCGCCGTCACCTATGCCCGTGACGAGAGCGGCGGGCAGGAGATGGGCTACGGGATCGAGACCGAGGCCGCGCAGCTCGAAGGCAATTTCGTCGAGCTGGCGCAGCAGGCCCAGAGCGCGCTGGCCGAAATCCGCACCCCGCTGATCAAGCTGGGCGTGCGGCTGGAGGCCTTGCTGGAAGAACCGCCCGACTGGCTCGATGGACCGGGCCGCGCGCGGATCGACGGGGCACGCTATTCGCTCAAATGGCGGATCGATATGCTCGCCGCGTGGGAAGCGCTGCTCGGGCGGCTCGGCGGCGCGGCCGATCCCGATTTCGTCGACTGGCTCGCGGTCGACCGCTCCGAAGCGCGCGAATACGATATCGGCCTGCACCGCCGCTTCCTCGATCCGATGAAGCCCTTCGCGCAGACCGTGCTCGAGCCGGCGCACGGGGTGATGCTGACCAGCGCGACGCTGAAGGACGGCGGCGACTGGAACGCGGCATTGGCCCGCTCGGGCGCCAACTGGCTCGACGTCGCGCCGCATCTGACCGAACAGCTCAGCCCGTTCGACTATGCCGCCAATGCCGAAGTGCTGATCGTCACCGATGTCCAGAAAGGCGACCTGGCCGCCCTCGCGGGCGCCTATGGGCGGCTGATCGAGGCGTGCGACGGGGGCGTGTTGGGCCTGTTCACCGCGGTCCGGCGGCTTCGGGCGGTGCATGGCCGGATCGCCGACCGGCTCGCGCGCGAAGGCCTGCCGCTGTATGCGCAGCATGTCGATCCGATCGACACCGGCACGTTGGTGGACATCTTCCGTGACGATCCGCGCGCCTCGCTGCTCGGCACCGATGCGCTGCGCGACGGAGTCGACGTCCCCGGAAATTCGTTGCGCTGCGTGGTGATGGAACAGGTGCCCTGGCCCAAACCCTCGATCCTCCACCGCGCGCGCCGCGCGGCAAATGGCGGCTCGGGCTTCGACGATAGGATCATCCGCGCGCGGCTGGCGCAGGCGTTCGGGCGGCTGATCCGCACCTCGGACGACAAGGGCCATTTCGTGGTACTTTCGGCCGCCTTCCCCAGCCGATTGACCGCCGCTTTCCCGGCCGGCACCCCGATCCACCGGGTTACGCTGGATCAGGCTTTACAACGCGTCGCCAGCGGTGTTTCAGTCGGGAGCGATGCGATTCCGGCCCTTCCGGTCTCGCCGCGAGAGGATTGA
- a CDS encoding GNAT family N-acetyltransferase gives MSAAPVMVRKAEQADIPAMVAILETKRVEYQGYEPVFWNKAANSAEIQTGFFTYLLEQQDRTTMFAAELGGTLKGFLIATLTPAPPIVDPGGPTATIDDFHVAHPELWESVGEALIEHAMAHGREQGWRQIIVVCPHRERAKAGFLADKDLSLTTEWWTKTL, from the coding sequence ATGAGCGCTGCCCCGGTAATGGTGCGAAAGGCCGAACAGGCCGACATTCCCGCAATGGTCGCAATTCTCGAAACCAAGCGGGTCGAATATCAGGGTTACGAGCCTGTGTTCTGGAACAAGGCCGCCAATTCGGCCGAAATCCAGACCGGGTTTTTCACCTATCTGCTGGAGCAGCAGGACAGGACAACGATGTTCGCCGCCGAACTCGGCGGGACGCTGAAGGGCTTTCTGATTGCGACGCTTACCCCCGCTCCGCCGATCGTCGATCCGGGCGGCCCGACCGCGACGATCGACGATTTCCACGTCGCCCATCCGGAATTGTGGGAGAGCGTCGGCGAAGCGCTGATCGAGCACGCGATGGCCCATGGCCGGGAGCAGGGGTGGCGCCAGATCATCGTGGTCTGCCCGCATCGTGAACGGGCCAAGGCCGGGTTCCTCGCCGACAAGGATTTGTCGCTGACCACCGAGTGGTGGACAAAGACGCTTTAG
- a CDS encoding helix-turn-helix domain containing protein yields the protein MDAALACFAERGMIGTSMEEIAERAGVGRATIYYNFLSKDDIAVRIAERFRAQGYEAYLREREEGADALTLIRSFFRFAGTWVTQHREVALVATLASVRGVGRNPDRPGTNQVLRQMVEDAQAQGQVGRSVAAATVAGALNGLLLQCALIGSPDPAVSQEEWLLGMVNLVLEGARG from the coding sequence ATGGACGCGGCACTGGCCTGCTTCGCCGAACGCGGCATGATCGGGACCTCGATGGAGGAGATCGCCGAACGCGCGGGCGTGGGGCGGGCGACGATCTATTACAACTTCCTCTCGAAGGACGACATCGCGGTCCGTATCGCCGAGCGGTTCCGGGCGCAGGGCTACGAGGCCTATCTGCGCGAGCGGGAGGAGGGCGCCGACGCGCTCACCCTGATCCGCTCGTTCTTTCGTTTCGCCGGCACCTGGGTGACCCAGCACCGCGAGGTCGCACTGGTCGCAACGCTCGCTTCCGTGCGCGGGGTCGGGCGGAACCCGGATCGTCCGGGGACCAACCAGGTACTGCGCCAGATGGTCGAGGACGCGCAAGCGCAGGGGCAGGTCGGGCGCTCGGTCGCGGCGGCGACGGTGGCGGGGGCGCTCAACGGACTGCTGCTGCAATGCGCGCTTATCGGCTCGCCCGATCCGGCGGTCAGCCAGGAGGAGTGGCTGCTCGGCATGGTGAATCTGGTGCTGGAGGGCGCGCGGGGGTAA
- a CDS encoding lysine--tRNA ligase: MTDTDLIQAASTSKSWPFQEAQRLAKRFPGGKRDDAGNLVPVLFETGYGPSGLPHIGTFQEVLRTTLVRRAYETLTGGHPTRLVAFSDDMDGLRKVPDNIPDGELLTANLHKPLSRIPDPFAAGFASFSAHNNAMLCDFLDRFGFDYEFIAASDRYNAGEFDDALKNVLRNFDAIMDVMLPTLREERRKTYSPVLPISETSGIVLQVPVTVVDAEAGIVRFEDDGQVIEQSILGGKAKLQWKVDWAMRWVALGVDYEMSGKDLTDSVTQSGKIAQILGGRKPEGMIYELFLDANGEKISKSKGNGLTIEEWLTYGSEESLSFYLFREPKSAKSLHPGIIPKAVDEYWQFRAKIPEQPIEQQLGNPVWNLLRANGYHGGDGDTLPVTYGLLLNLVGVLGPNATPEQVWSYLGNYIADPNPADHPALDALVGKAIAYNRDFVASTLFRRKPEANEAEALRALDAVLAGLGEDAGAENLQTQVYEIGKNEAYGFESLRDWFKALYETLLGSSQGPRMGSFIALYGVANTRRLIAEALAK, encoded by the coding sequence ATGACCGACACCGATCTGATCCAAGCCGCAAGCACCTCGAAGTCCTGGCCGTTCCAGGAGGCCCAGCGCCTCGCCAAGCGGTTCCCGGGCGGGAAACGCGACGATGCGGGCAATCTCGTGCCGGTGCTGTTCGAGACCGGCTATGGTCCGTCGGGCCTGCCGCATATCGGCACCTTCCAGGAGGTGCTGCGGACCACGCTGGTGCGCCGCGCCTATGAGACGCTCACCGGCGGGCATCCGACGCGGCTGGTCGCGTTCAGCGACGACATGGACGGGCTCCGCAAGGTGCCGGACAATATCCCGGACGGGGAGTTGTTGACGGCCAATCTCCACAAGCCGCTCAGCCGCATTCCCGATCCCTTCGCGGCCGGCTTCGCGAGCTTTTCCGCGCATAACAATGCGATGCTGTGCGACTTCCTCGACCGCTTCGGCTTCGATTACGAATTCATCGCGGCGAGCGATCGCTACAATGCCGGTGAATTCGACGATGCGCTGAAGAACGTGCTGCGCAATTTCGACGCGATCATGGACGTGATGCTGCCGACTTTGCGCGAGGAACGGCGCAAGACCTATTCACCGGTGCTGCCGATCAGCGAGACCAGCGGGATCGTGTTGCAGGTGCCGGTGACGGTGGTCGATGCCGAGGCCGGAATCGTGCGCTTCGAGGATGACGGACAGGTGATCGAGCAGTCGATCCTCGGCGGCAAGGCCAAGCTGCAGTGGAAGGTCGACTGGGCGATGCGCTGGGTCGCGCTCGGCGTCGATTACGAGATGAGCGGCAAGGATCTGACCGACAGCGTCACGCAGTCCGGCAAGATCGCGCAGATCCTGGGCGGGCGGAAGCCCGAGGGGATGATCTACGAATTGTTCCTCGACGCGAATGGCGAGAAGATCTCCAAGTCCAAGGGCAACGGCCTGACGATCGAGGAATGGTTGACCTATGGCAGCGAGGAATCGCTGAGTTTCTATCTGTTCCGCGAACCGAAGAGCGCAAAGAGCCTGCACCCGGGGATCATCCCGAAGGCGGTCGACGAATACTGGCAGTTCCGGGCGAAGATTCCCGAGCAGCCAATCGAACAGCAGCTCGGCAACCCGGTGTGGAACCTGCTGCGTGCGAACGGCTATCACGGCGGGGACGGCGATACGCTGCCGGTCACTTATGGGCTGCTGCTCAACCTCGTCGGCGTGCTCGGCCCGAATGCGACGCCGGAGCAGGTGTGGAGCTATCTCGGCAATTACATCGCCGATCCGAACCCGGCGGATCACCCCGCGCTCGACGCTCTGGTCGGCAAGGCGATCGCCTATAACCGCGATTTCGTCGCCTCGACGCTCTTCCGGCGCAAGCCCGAGGCGAATGAGGCGGAGGCGCTGAGGGCGCTCGACGCGGTGCTGGCGGGGCTTGGCGAGGATGCGGGCGCCGAGAATCTGCAGACCCAGGTCTATGAGATCGGCAAGAACGAGGCCTATGGTTTCGAGTCCCTGCGCGACTGGTTCAAGGCTTTGTATGAGACCCTGCTCGGATCGAGCCAGGGGCCGCGGATGGGCAGCTTCATTGCGCTTTACGGCGTGGCCAACACCCGCCGGCTGATCGCGGAGGCGCTGGCCAAGTGA